The following proteins are encoded in a genomic region of Reichenbachiella sp.:
- a CDS encoding NADPH-dependent 2,4-dienoyl-CoA reductase, producing MAHDKYPHLFAPLDLGFTTLKNRSLMGSMHTGLEETKNGFERMATYFGERAKGGVGLIVTGGVSPNRQGWVAPFSARMTKTIHAKKHRIVTERVHEHDGKICMQILHAGRYGYHPLNVGPSAIKSPITPFKPFALSERGIRNTISDFARCAALAKEAGYDGVEVMGSEGYLINQFIAQHTNKRTDQWGGSYENRMRFPVEVVKAVRRAVGEDFIIIYRLSMLDLIPQGSEWSEVVQLAKEIEKAGATIINTGIGWHEARIPTIATMVPRGAFTWVTKKMKGEVSIPLITTNRINKPDVAEKILANGDADMVSMARPFLADADLMIKSEQGREDEINTCIGCNQACLDHVFKNKLSTCLVNPRACKETELNYLPAFSKKKVAVVGAGPAGLAYSTIAAERGHEVTLFEAAGEIGGQFNMAKKIPGKEEFYETLRYFNKRIELTGVNLQLNTKVDAKQLASEGYDQVIVATGVNPRDPGIEGQDHPKVLSYIDVLRHNKPVGDKVAIIGAGGIGFDVAEYLSQEGESPSLNIEDFMHEWGVDIKNQHRGGLVKPEMPKSKREIVMLQRSESKMGAKLGKTTGWIHRTTLKHKRVKMITHVTYDKIDDEGLHITIKGEQQILPVDHIILCAGQLPENSLVTTLEQEGVNVAKIGGADVAAELDAKRAIDQASRLAAAL from the coding sequence ATGGCTCACGACAAGTATCCACATCTCTTTGCACCTCTTGATTTAGGATTTACCACATTGAAAAACAGATCTCTTATGGGATCCATGCATACGGGACTCGAGGAGACTAAAAATGGCTTTGAACGAATGGCGACCTATTTCGGGGAAAGAGCCAAAGGAGGAGTAGGGCTTATCGTAACAGGAGGAGTGTCTCCTAATAGACAAGGATGGGTTGCTCCATTTTCTGCTAGAATGACAAAAACGATACATGCCAAGAAGCACCGGATAGTAACGGAGCGGGTGCATGAGCATGACGGAAAGATTTGCATGCAAATCCTTCATGCTGGTAGGTATGGTTACCACCCATTGAATGTCGGGCCATCGGCTATTAAATCACCAATTACCCCTTTCAAACCTTTTGCACTTTCTGAAAGAGGGATTCGAAATACGATTAGTGATTTTGCACGATGTGCCGCGCTAGCCAAGGAGGCTGGCTATGATGGAGTCGAAGTGATGGGTTCTGAGGGGTATTTGATTAATCAATTCATCGCTCAGCATACCAATAAGCGTACGGATCAATGGGGAGGAAGCTATGAAAACCGAATGCGCTTTCCAGTAGAAGTGGTAAAGGCAGTTCGTCGAGCCGTTGGTGAAGACTTTATCATCATCTATCGCTTGTCTATGCTGGATTTGATTCCGCAGGGTAGCGAATGGTCAGAGGTGGTTCAGTTGGCAAAGGAAATTGAAAAGGCAGGCGCGACCATTATCAATACCGGAATTGGCTGGCATGAGGCAAGAATCCCAACGATTGCTACCATGGTGCCCAGAGGAGCATTCACTTGGGTCACTAAGAAAATGAAAGGAGAAGTCAGTATTCCTTTGATCACCACAAACAGAATCAATAAACCTGATGTGGCTGAAAAAATTCTGGCCAATGGTGATGCTGACATGGTATCTATGGCTCGTCCATTTTTAGCGGATGCTGATTTAATGATAAAATCAGAGCAGGGAAGAGAAGATGAAATCAATACATGTATTGGGTGTAATCAGGCCTGTTTGGATCATGTATTTAAAAATAAGCTTTCCACCTGTCTGGTTAATCCTCGTGCCTGTAAAGAAACGGAATTGAATTATCTGCCAGCCTTTTCTAAAAAGAAAGTGGCTGTTGTTGGAGCTGGCCCTGCCGGCCTTGCTTATTCCACGATTGCGGCAGAACGTGGTCATGAGGTTACACTTTTTGAAGCAGCAGGTGAGATTGGTGGTCAGTTTAATATGGCGAAAAAAATCCCTGGAAAAGAGGAGTTTTATGAGACACTCAGATACTTCAATAAGCGCATTGAGTTGACTGGAGTGAATCTGCAACTAAATACAAAAGTCGATGCCAAGCAATTAGCATCCGAAGGATATGATCAGGTGATTGTCGCCACAGGTGTAAATCCTAGAGATCCAGGTATTGAAGGGCAAGATCACCCAAAAGTGCTCTCCTATATTGATGTGCTAAGACATAATAAGCCTGTGGGTGACAAAGTAGCGATTATCGGAGCTGGTGGAATTGGTTTTGATGTGGCTGAATACCTGAGTCAGGAAGGTGAAAGTCCTAGTTTGAATATTGAGGACTTTATGCATGAATGGGGAGTAGACATCAAGAATCAGCACCGAGGAGGTTTGGTAAAACCCGAAATGCCAAAATCCAAAAGAGAAATAGTGATGCTCCAACGATCTGAGAGTAAAATGGGAGCAAAGCTAGGTAAGACCACCGGGTGGATTCATAGAACTACGCTCAAGCACAAGCGGGTGAAAATGATTACCCATGTGACCTATGATAAAATTGACGATGAAGGATTACATATCACAATCAAAGGAGAACAGCAGATATTACCAGTAGATCACATCATTCTTTGCGCTGGTCAATTGCCAGAAAACTCTCTGGTGACCACACTAGAACAAGAGGGGGTAAATGTTGCTAAAATTGGTGGCGCTGATGTAGCTGCAGAGCTAGATGCCAAGCGAGCTATCGATCAGGCCAGCCGTCTTGCAGCTGCCTTGTAG
- a CDS encoding competence/damage-inducible protein A produces the protein MREIFAEVLTIGDEILYGQILDTNTKWISRELDDIGIKVRRKIAIGDKKQEILDALDESLKRSDIVLITGGLGPTKDDITKKTLAEYFDMELELDPSALEDVEDIFSRFGKEVTEINRQQAFLPEGCKKVKNERGTAPGMWFEKGKKVVVSMPGVPFEMEAMMAKTILPKLKKHFTLPVIVHKVIKTIGIGESWLAEEISDWEDNLPEHLALAYLPGKSQVRLRLTGVGEDRDILEAEMDQQIEAVLPTIKSYVYGFGDIQIEDAVGEMLKTRALKIATAESCTGGFLAHRLTSVPGSSEYYWGSVVSYHNDIKKGALEVSDKTLDTYGAVSEETATEMAVGVRKKFKTDIGISTTGIAGPDGGTEEKPVGTVWMAISFGKNVVTRKIQLPGTRILNIEYTAIHALNFLRQTLDKQ, from the coding sequence ATGAGAGAGATTTTCGCTGAAGTTCTTACCATAGGAGATGAAATATTGTATGGTCAAATATTGGACACTAATACCAAATGGATTAGCCGTGAATTAGATGATATTGGAATTAAGGTAAGGCGAAAAATTGCTATAGGAGATAAAAAACAAGAAATACTGGATGCCTTAGATGAGTCATTGAAGAGGTCTGATATTGTTTTGATTACTGGCGGTTTGGGACCAACGAAGGACGATATTACTAAAAAAACTTTGGCTGAATACTTTGATATGGAGCTTGAGCTTGACCCAAGTGCTTTGGAAGATGTAGAAGATATTTTCAGTCGATTTGGGAAAGAAGTCACGGAAATCAATAGGCAGCAGGCCTTCTTGCCTGAAGGTTGTAAAAAAGTAAAAAATGAAAGGGGTACTGCTCCGGGTATGTGGTTTGAAAAAGGTAAAAAGGTAGTAGTGTCGATGCCCGGTGTACCATTTGAAATGGAGGCTATGATGGCTAAAACCATTTTACCTAAACTTAAAAAACATTTCACGTTACCAGTAATTGTACACAAAGTCATTAAGACCATTGGAATAGGAGAATCTTGGTTGGCTGAGGAAATAAGTGATTGGGAGGACAATCTTCCGGAGCATCTGGCATTGGCCTACTTGCCTGGTAAGAGTCAGGTACGTTTAAGATTGACTGGAGTAGGGGAAGATCGTGATATCCTGGAGGCTGAAATGGATCAGCAGATTGAAGCAGTCTTGCCGACTATTAAATCATACGTGTATGGGTTTGGTGATATTCAGATAGAAGATGCTGTAGGAGAAATGCTCAAAACTCGAGCGCTTAAAATTGCGACAGCAGAAAGTTGTACAGGCGGATTTCTTGCTCATCGTTTGACATCCGTCCCAGGAAGTTCAGAATATTACTGGGGGTCTGTGGTTTCGTATCATAATGACATAAAAAAAGGAGCCTTGGAAGTGAGTGATAAGACCCTTGATACCTATGGAGCGGTAAGCGAAGAAACAGCTACTGAAATGGCAGTTGGGGTGCGAAAAAAGTTCAAAACAGATATAGGTATTTCAACCACAGGCATCGCCGGGCCAGATGGAGGTACAGAAGAAAAACCTGTAGGTACCGTTTGGATGGCAATATCCTTTGGAAAAAATGTGGTAACGCGAAAAATTCAGTTACCCGGAACACGGATTCTCAATATAGAATATACGGCGATTCATGCCCTCAATTTCCTGCGTCAAACCCTTGATAAACAGTGA
- a CDS encoding dihydrolipoamide acetyltransferase family protein yields the protein MALVEMVMPKMGESIMEGTILSWLKKVGDTIEQDESVLEVATDKVDTEVPSTHAGVLKEILANEGDVVEVGKPIAVIATDGADAPAPAKPEAEVVEKAEALVAEAVEAHSASAPAPVLEKPTSGRFYSPLVLNIAREEGVPMSELESLPGTGKEGRVTKKDILAFVKTRKSNGAPAPVAAPAASNGAVPTKSAAQPVAVSFSGEDEIIEMDRMRKMIAERMVASKQTSPHVTSFVEADVTDVVKWRGKHKKAFMEREGQALTFTPIFIEAVVNAIKDYPMINVQVDGNKIIKKGSINVGMAVALPSGNLIVPVIKNADQLSLKGIALKVNDLARRGRDNKLTPDDLSGGTYTVSNVGSFGNVMGTPIIMQPQVGILALGAIVKKPSVIETPQGDLIGIRHKMFLSHSYDHRVVDGALGGMFVRRVADYLEKFDPERTI from the coding sequence ATGGCCTTAGTAGAAATGGTAATGCCCAAGATGGGCGAAAGTATCATGGAAGGAACCATCCTTTCATGGCTTAAAAAAGTAGGAGATACGATCGAGCAAGATGAGTCTGTTTTGGAAGTAGCTACTGATAAAGTGGATACAGAAGTGCCTTCTACTCATGCTGGTGTATTGAAAGAAATATTAGCGAACGAAGGAGATGTTGTAGAAGTAGGCAAGCCGATAGCAGTAATTGCTACCGATGGTGCTGATGCTCCTGCTCCCGCCAAACCAGAAGCAGAAGTAGTGGAAAAAGCAGAGGCCTTGGTTGCCGAAGCGGTAGAGGCTCATTCTGCGAGTGCACCTGCTCCAGTTTTAGAAAAACCAACTTCAGGAAGATTCTATTCTCCTTTGGTTTTGAATATAGCCAGAGAAGAAGGTGTCCCGATGTCCGAATTGGAATCTTTGCCTGGTACGGGTAAGGAAGGAAGAGTAACCAAGAAGGATATTCTAGCTTTTGTCAAAACAAGAAAATCTAATGGAGCGCCTGCTCCAGTGGCAGCTCCAGCTGCTTCAAATGGCGCTGTCCCTACTAAGTCTGCCGCTCAACCAGTAGCAGTTTCATTTTCTGGTGAAGACGAAATTATCGAAATGGATCGCATGCGCAAGATGATTGCAGAACGCATGGTGGCTTCTAAGCAGACTTCACCTCACGTTACCTCATTTGTGGAAGCTGATGTGACCGACGTAGTAAAGTGGAGAGGAAAGCATAAGAAAGCTTTCATGGAACGAGAGGGGCAAGCACTCACTTTTACTCCAATATTCATTGAAGCAGTAGTAAACGCTATTAAGGACTATCCAATGATCAATGTTCAAGTGGATGGTAATAAGATTATTAAAAAAGGATCGATCAATGTTGGAATGGCAGTAGCGTTACCCTCAGGTAATTTGATTGTGCCAGTCATTAAGAATGCTGATCAACTAAGTTTGAAAGGTATCGCATTAAAAGTGAATGACCTGGCGAGAAGAGGGAGAGATAATAAGCTGACGCCAGACGATCTAAGTGGCGGTACTTATACGGTTTCGAACGTAGGATCCTTCGGTAATGTAATGGGAACACCGATTATCATGCAGCCGCAAGTGGGTATTCTGGCCTTGGGTGCAATTGTGAAAAAGCCAAGCGTAATTGAAACTCCTCAAGGGGATTTGATTGGTATCAGACACAAAATGTTCTTGTCTCACTCTTATGACCACAGAGTAGTTGATGGAGCTTTGGGAGGAATGTTTGTTCGACGGGTGGCTGACTATTTAGAAAAATTCGATCCTGAAAGAACGATATAA
- a CDS encoding DUF1987 domain-containing protein codes for MRKEDGGFMEKLIVRPTRITPLIYFDPNRGLLELRGKSSPENSIQFYSNLIRDLEEFGRNGKQNLIANFKFEYFNTSSSKCLFDIFRKLNIVKENGFDLSINWYYEEDDEDMLEAGEDYADLLGIEFNYVETQFD; via the coding sequence ATGAGAAAAGAAGATGGAGGATTTATGGAAAAATTGATTGTTAGGCCTACAAGAATAACCCCCCTAATATATTTCGACCCTAATCGAGGGCTACTTGAATTGAGAGGAAAATCTAGTCCTGAAAATTCAATTCAGTTTTACAGCAATTTGATCAGAGATCTGGAAGAATTCGGACGAAACGGCAAACAAAACCTTATTGCCAATTTCAAATTCGAATATTTCAATACCAGTTCTTCTAAATGCTTGTTCGACATATTTAGGAAATTAAATATTGTAAAAGAAAATGGTTTTGATTTGTCTATCAACTGGTATTACGAAGAAGATGATGAGGATATGCTAGAAGCAGGCGAAGATTATGCAGACCTACTAGGCATCGAATTCAACTATGTAGAAACTCAGTTTGACTGA
- the miaA gene encoding tRNA (adenosine(37)-N6)-dimethylallyltransferase MiaA: protein MGDDKLLVVVVGPTAVGKTAVTIALAQHFGGEIISSDSRQFYREMEIGTAKPDATERSLVAHHMVDTHSISEDYDAGAFASDVDDLLPLLFEKNKVQFMVGGSGLYVKAFCDGLDEMPETDPALREKLNHELNDKGLDKLLEELREADPVYFEQVDQKNPQRVVRGLEVYRTTGLPYSHFRQGAKTKAHSFNILKIGLEMDRATLYDRIDQRMDLMIEQGLFDEAKGLYPYRKNNALQTVGYKEIFDFIDGKYNREEAIRLLKRNSRRYAKRQLTWFRKDEEVNWFEPNQLDEMIKIIQSRLG from the coding sequence ATGGGTGACGATAAGCTTTTGGTGGTCGTGGTTGGTCCAACAGCAGTGGGAAAAACTGCTGTAACGATTGCTCTGGCACAGCATTTTGGGGGAGAAATTATATCTTCAGATTCCAGACAATTTTATAGAGAGATGGAAATTGGTACTGCAAAACCTGATGCCACAGAAAGGTCGTTGGTTGCACATCATATGGTAGATACGCACTCCATTTCAGAAGATTATGATGCGGGTGCATTTGCGTCTGACGTAGATGATTTGCTCCCACTTCTTTTTGAAAAAAATAAAGTGCAGTTTATGGTAGGTGGTTCTGGGTTGTATGTAAAGGCCTTTTGTGATGGGCTGGACGAAATGCCGGAAACGGATCCTGCACTTAGAGAAAAACTCAATCATGAACTAAATGATAAAGGACTGGATAAGCTGTTGGAGGAGCTTCGAGAAGCAGATCCGGTGTATTTTGAGCAGGTAGATCAGAAAAATCCGCAAAGAGTAGTGCGGGGGTTGGAAGTATATCGTACGACCGGCTTGCCATATTCTCACTTTCGGCAAGGAGCCAAAACGAAAGCGCACTCATTCAACATTTTAAAGATTGGATTAGAAATGGATCGCGCTACGCTTTATGACCGTATTGATCAAAGAATGGATTTAATGATTGAACAAGGGTTGTTTGATGAGGCAAAGGGTTTGTACCCTTACCGAAAAAATAATGCGCTGCAAACAGTGGGCTATAAAGAGATTTTCGACTTCATAGATGGAAAATATAATAGAGAAGAGGCTATCAGATTACTCAAAAGAAATTCCAGACGATATGCCAAAAGACAATTGACTTGGTTTAGAAAAGATGAAGAAGTGAATTGGTTCGAACCTAATCAGCTCGACGAAATGATCAAAATAATTCAATCAAGATTAGGTTAG
- a CDS encoding DUF4136 domain-containing protein, translated as MHKKITLLILAIVSISSAHGQLAFRHHYYQSEVSQYKTYRLAAFTINKKEADPSVSTEVSSVQSKLHEALSKNGFEQAESPDLLIFLKLKVDTLGAQLPQQERKELITNFTIDIRQNPKYEKVFMGTVNGLIVTNERSEGRLKKIYKKFFKDFK; from the coding sequence ATGCATAAAAAAATCACCCTCCTTATTCTTGCCATTGTCTCAATCTCCTCGGCTCACGGCCAACTCGCCTTTCGACACCATTACTATCAATCTGAGGTGTCTCAATACAAAACTTATCGGTTGGCAGCCTTCACCATCAACAAAAAGGAAGCGGATCCTAGCGTAAGCACTGAAGTATCCTCCGTACAATCAAAACTGCACGAGGCCTTGTCTAAAAATGGTTTTGAACAAGCTGAGTCTCCTGATTTGCTAATATTCTTAAAGCTGAAAGTGGACACGCTTGGTGCTCAGCTTCCTCAGCAAGAGAGAAAAGAACTAATCACCAATTTCACTATTGATATTCGACAAAATCCGAAATATGAGAAGGTATTCATGGGGACTGTCAATGGCCTGATTGTAACCAATGAAAGAAGTGAAGGCCGGCTTAAAAAAATCTATAAGAAGTTCTTCAAAGACTTCAAATAA
- a CDS encoding C40 family peptidase, whose product MPRIGFLFLTFTILITAPTLAQKKKRQRAQSIQNVVDAAYTYTGTPYKYGGTSKSGIDCSALMQNSYAQAGYSIPRTAKAQSKFGKKVGWNSIRQGDIVFFKFKGKREKWYHSGMITSVTPDGTYFIHASSSRGVVISDLNADYYKSNIKTIRRVIK is encoded by the coding sequence ATGCCTAGAATAGGATTTTTATTTCTTACTTTCACAATTCTTATCACTGCCCCTACATTAGCTCAAAAAAAGAAAAGACAACGGGCACAATCCATACAAAATGTCGTAGATGCTGCCTATACCTATACCGGCACTCCTTATAAATATGGAGGAACCAGCAAGAGTGGTATTGATTGCTCCGCGCTTATGCAAAATTCCTATGCACAAGCGGGATACAGCATTCCAAGAACCGCAAAAGCCCAATCTAAGTTTGGGAAAAAAGTGGGCTGGAATAGTATCCGACAAGGGGATATCGTCTTTTTCAAATTCAAAGGAAAAAGAGAAAAATGGTATCACAGTGGAATGATCACCTCCGTGACTCCCGATGGGACCTACTTTATTCATGCCTCTTCTTCTCGCGGGGTGGTAATTTCTGATCTGAATGCTGATTACTACAAAAGCAATATAAAAACCATTCGAAGAGTGATAAAATAA
- a CDS encoding ATP-dependent Clp protease adaptor ClpS, with the protein MSWQFEEEELVDVLEEEQEDEGRTLVVFNDEVNSFDHVINTLIKVCKHERVQAEQCTYIIHFNGKCQVKKGTYEVLKPMKEGILDAGISAVIN; encoded by the coding sequence ATGTCTTGGCAATTTGAAGAAGAAGAGCTAGTAGATGTATTAGAAGAAGAGCAAGAAGATGAAGGGCGTACGCTCGTAGTTTTCAATGATGAGGTAAACTCCTTCGATCATGTGATCAATACCTTGATTAAGGTTTGCAAGCACGAAAGGGTACAGGCAGAGCAATGTACCTATATCATTCATTTCAATGGCAAATGTCAGGTGAAAAAAGGCACCTATGAAGTTTTAAAACCTATGAAAGAAGGTATTCTGGACGCCGGCATCAGCGCTGTGATTAATTAA
- the recR gene encoding recombination mediator RecR: MEFPSELIEEAVKEISKLPGIGKKTALRLALHLLKENEATTEGLAASLVRLRKETKYCGTCHVISHTTDCTCRTISRDLSVICVVVDTPDLLAIRSTGQYQGMFHVLGGVISPIEGIGPEDLHIDTLVDRIKSSEGEVKEVILALSATMEGDTTCFYLSRKLEETGVKITTIARGIPIGGELEYADEVTLGRSIVTRTSYSSGDA; encoded by the coding sequence ATGGAATTTCCAAGCGAATTGATAGAGGAGGCGGTAAAGGAAATCTCCAAACTACCGGGTATCGGAAAAAAAACAGCACTAAGGTTAGCCTTACATCTGCTCAAAGAAAACGAGGCGACCACCGAGGGACTGGCCGCCTCCCTGGTCAGATTGAGAAAAGAGACCAAATACTGTGGTACCTGTCATGTGATTTCTCATACCACAGATTGTACCTGCAGGACTATTAGCCGTGACTTGTCGGTTATTTGCGTTGTGGTGGATACACCGGATTTGTTAGCTATTCGAAGTACTGGCCAGTATCAAGGCATGTTTCATGTGCTAGGCGGAGTGATTTCGCCGATTGAGGGAATTGGACCGGAAGACCTACATATTGATACTTTGGTGGATCGGATTAAATCGTCTGAAGGTGAAGTAAAAGAGGTGATTTTGGCACTTAGTGCCACCATGGAAGGCGATACTACCTGTTTTTATTTGTCTAGAAAATTGGAAGAAACCGGTGTGAAGATTACAACCATCGCCCGAGGGATACCAATAGGCGGTGAGTTGGAATATGCAGACGAAGTGACTTTGGGCAGAAGCATTGTGACCCGAACCAGTTACTCTTCAGGCGATGCTTAA
- a CDS encoding pyridoxal phosphate-dependent aminotransferase — protein sequence MEHLSDRIKNMAESATLAMAAKAREFKENGIDVISLSLGEPDFKTPKHIQEGAKEAIDSEKYFAYPPVNGYADLRKAIADKFKNENGLEYTADQIVVSNGAKQSIVNVMMALVNPGDEVIVLSPYWVSYTAAIELAEGTPVLVKGGIENDFKATAEQVKAALTDKTKAIIFSSPCNPTGSVFTKEELSAIADVLRDTDVIVISDEIYEHINFSGAHASIGALPGMLDKTVTINGMAKGFAMTGWRVGYIGAPTWIAKACSKIQGQVTSANCSIAQRATVTALTSDLGPTKAMTEQYGKRRELVFGLLNDIPGVKTNMPQGAFYFFPDVSSYFGKSDGSTTINDASDLCLYLLENAHVSLVTGAAFGDPDCIRLSYAASEENLKEALKRVKETLAKLS from the coding sequence ATGGAACACTTATCGGATAGAATCAAAAACATGGCAGAGTCTGCCACGCTGGCGATGGCTGCCAAAGCTAGAGAATTCAAAGAAAATGGTATAGACGTGATTAGTTTGAGTCTGGGAGAACCAGATTTTAAAACGCCTAAACACATTCAAGAAGGCGCCAAAGAAGCCATTGATTCTGAAAAATATTTTGCCTACCCACCAGTAAATGGCTATGCGGATTTGAGAAAAGCCATAGCTGACAAGTTTAAAAACGAAAATGGACTGGAGTATACGGCAGACCAGATCGTAGTTTCTAATGGCGCGAAGCAGTCGATCGTCAATGTTATGATGGCTCTGGTAAATCCAGGAGATGAGGTGATCGTATTATCACCATACTGGGTGAGTTATACGGCAGCTATTGAGTTGGCAGAAGGTACTCCTGTATTAGTAAAGGGCGGTATTGAAAATGATTTCAAAGCTACGGCAGAACAAGTTAAGGCGGCTTTGACGGATAAGACCAAAGCGATCATTTTCTCCTCTCCGTGTAACCCGACTGGTTCAGTATTCACTAAAGAAGAATTGTCTGCGATTGCAGACGTGTTGAGAGATACAGATGTAATCGTGATCTCAGATGAGATTTATGAGCATATTAACTTCTCTGGAGCTCATGCTAGTATTGGTGCTTTGCCAGGTATGCTAGACAAGACCGTGACTATCAACGGTATGGCTAAAGGATTTGCTATGACTGGATGGAGAGTAGGATATATCGGTGCGCCAACTTGGATTGCTAAAGCTTGTTCTAAAATACAAGGACAAGTAACATCGGCGAATTGTAGCATTGCACAGCGAGCTACAGTTACGGCATTGACTTCTGACCTAGGCCCAACCAAGGCCATGACAGAGCAATATGGAAAAAGAAGAGAATTGGTGTTTGGATTGCTTAATGACATCCCTGGTGTGAAGACGAACATGCCACAAGGAGCCTTTTATTTCTTCCCAGATGTAAGCAGCTACTTTGGTAAGTCTGATGGGTCTACTACGATTAACGATGCCAGCGACCTTTGTTTGTATTTGCTGGAAAACGCACATGTGTCTTTGGTGACTGGTGCGGCTTTCGGGGATCCTGATTGTATCAGACTGTCGTACGCGGCATCTGAAGAGAACCTTAAGGAAGCGCTGAAAAGAGTCAAAGAAACATTAGCCAAATTGAGCTAA